TGTTTCAGTTAAAGGCATTTCGACTGCGCTCAATGTGACAAAGGTTGTAGCGTTTTCGTTTAGGTATAAATTTTCATCCCAGGAATAAAAGCATAGTCTGGTTAAGTCTTTGCCTGATTTGTCTATTTCTAATTTTAAAATATTCTCATAATGTGCTTGAACCAAGAGAAATGCTTCTTTGTGATTGGCTTTATCTGAATTGATTTTTACTAGAATTTTTAATCCGTTACCTGATGGACTTATGAAACTGGCAAATGTGAATTCACTTTGATTGGCCAAATGCTTTGCATTTTGCAAATCGGCTGCACTTAATTTGTCGATGTCCAGAATGATATAACTGGAATAATTCGCAAGGAATTCCAATTTTCGACCTCCAACAAACTTTCCCGAAGGCGTGAATGCTGGAAGTGATTTTTTGGCTTTATTGTAGGCTTCTGTTTTGTTTTCGGCAAGTGATTTTCTCAAGTAAATTATGCCCGGTCTGTACTTTCCTGTTTTGATTTCTTCTAAAATTGTTGAAATTGTTTTGTGTTCTACAACCTCGTTGAAATTCTTGAAAATGGTTACCATAGTTTTAATTTAATGGTTAATAGTTGCCCTTCGACAAGCTCTGGGTGACAGGTTGTTGGTTCTCGTTTGTGTGAGTTTTGCAATCGCAAAACTCACAAGTTCCGTTGCAGCTGCTCATACTATCTTCCTTTAAAAGATTTGTTGTAATGCTCCGTAAGGAGTTTTTCAACATCAGAAAGCTTGTAATAGATTTTGTTTCCCACTTGACTAAATGAAATTTTACCTTCGTCTCTCCAGGTTTGAGCTGTACGTTTTGAAATTTTCATCAGAAGAAGGAACTCTTGATTGTCCAGAAAGGTTTCTTTCTTTGGGTCAGCCTTGCTTGAGATTTGGCTTTGAATTGTGTCTAATTTGCTCATTAGATCTGTGAACTGGTCTTTTGTGAAGATAATTGCATCCATTTTTAAAAGTTTTAAATTGTTATGGTGCAAATGTGAGCAGTTGAAAAAAGTCTTTTAGTCCCCACTTGGTCTCCAGGGGACCATTTTGTTTAAAGCAATTTGTCGATGTCCAGTCTTTTATGGGTGTTCGGACGTTTATCCTCTTTGGAAGGTTTGAGGATTGTTTTGACAGTTAGGGGACTTATTTCTTTACCCTCTTTATCTAAGAAGGAATTTACAATCCAATCTGCTAGATCGTTTGTGTTTTCGTCAATATAAGGTTTGCCATCAATAAAAAGTTCGCGATTCAATTGGTAAAACATATCTACTAATTGGTTTAGATTTCCATTGAATTTTAGTTTTTTGTTTGGTTTTGGGCTGCTTAATTTTAGTTTTTGAGCTTCTTCAATTGCCGCTTGTATTTTTTGTAAGGCATAAATGTTCTCTATTTCTTTGGTGCATTGTGCATCATAAAACGGTGTCTTTTGATTGATAAACTCGATATTCGCTTGTTGATATTCAAACATTTCTTTGGTTAGCAACAATATTTTTTGATTGTCATCATTGATATTATCCAACTGCTTTTTTAACTCATAAAATGAAAAATGACGGTCTTCACTTTCAGCATTAATGAATTTTTTAGGAGTTTTTGCAACTGGTTCTTTTACTCTGGAAGATTGCAGCTCTGTTCGTTTTTTTTCGATTAAGAAATACAGTTTGTTGTATCTACTCATAGCCGTTTTGGAACTGAAAAAGGCTTCATTATTGGCTAATAATTTTTCGACTTTACATATCCATATTTCCGGGTTCTTCACCTGGTTGAATTGATAATCTATAAATGCAGGAAATTGAGATTGTTTGAGTTCTAATATTTTTGCAATTAAAGCATTGCAATAGTTTTGAATGTTGATTTTGTCTTCAACGATTATATCAAATAAAGGATTTTTGGCTAGCGCCGCAGGCACTGCCAATAATTCTACAAACGGAGCTGTTTGCATATTTTGATCCTTTGAATTCAAATTTTAATATGTTTTTTTTGGTATTCATTTAGTATTGAAAGGTAATTAAAAGCGGTTTTAAATTGGTTGCTTTTTGGAAGTCCTAGTGTTTTCAACTAGAGTTCGTTTATCACTCGTTTCGAATGCTTTAAAAATTACTTGTTTACTCTGATGTAAAGTTATAAAATAAAAAAAATCCTTGTTAAAGGATTTTAGTTGAAGTTATTAACAATTGTTTAATGTCAATAAAATGGACACTTAACACGTTATTTAAAAAATATAGTTGTCTACAGCTTTGTCCAGTTCTTCGCTGATGATTTTGGCATATACTTGTGTGGTGCTGATGTCACGGTGGTCCATAAGTTTAGAAACGTGTTCAATTCTCATTCCGTTATTTAACGCATTTGTCGCAAAGCTGTGTCTTGATAAATGGAATGAAAGGTCGAAAGGCAAATTTATTTTTGTACTCATTTTTTTAAGATGCCAGTTTGCTAATTTATTGAAAGCTGCTGTTTGAAAATAACGTTTTGCCTCGTTTTCCAAATACCCCTTTTTGTCGACAATAACCGGAAAGATAAAATCATCGTGAATGGCGTTTTCTTTTTTGTATTTTTCTAGAATATCGATGGCCACTTTTCCAATTTTGAACTGGTGAACTCTTCCAGTTTTACGAATGTGTTTGTTGATTTTATGTTCAGCTTCATTGTAATTAGAATATTGCATTTCGATAACATCACTAAAACGCAAACCTCCGGCATAAATAGAGAAAAGAAATAAATCTCTCCACATCATAGCTTTTTTGCCCTCTATGAGCTTTAATTGGGTTAAAGCATCAATCTGTACTTTATTAAGAAATAATCTTTTAGAAGAGCTGATTTTGAGGGTTATTTTGCTAAACGGAAACATAGTTTCGGGAATTACTTCTTCACGAATTGCATCCCTGAATATGGTTCCGAGCACAATTATGGAAAGTCGTTGAGTTGTATCTCCGTTGCCTAAAGTATCTCCTAAATGAAATTTATAGTCGTTTAATAAAGCTACCGTAATTTCATCAAAATATACATCCTTTGTTCCCATATATTTTTCAAATTTATCAACCTGGGAGGTGTATGCTCTGTAAGTGGAATAAGAAACGGTACTTTTAATTTTCTCTAATCTCTTTCTGGCATATTCAAAAAAGTTTGGCACTTCTTTTCCCTTTATGGCTTCTTTGAGTTTTTTAACCGATACGGTTTTGATTTTACGTTCCATATCGGCAACCTGACCTTCTGCATCCGCAATCTTTTGAGATAATGCAGCATTCATTCTGGCACTGTTGGAATGGTTCTTTTTTACTTTCTGCTTTACTTCATCCCACTCGTTCTCTTTAAGCTTCACTCCAGCAGTGATAAATTTCGTTTTTCTATCTTTTATAATTCGGATATACAAAGGACTGTGTCCTGTTTGATCAACCTGATGCGTTCTTAAAATTAGTTTTACTGATGCCATAATAATAGGAATTTAGAAATGTTATACTACTTTTGTAAAGTAATGCAAACGAGTGAAAGTATTGTAAATACTAGGTTTTCAATTGGGTGCATCGTGATACGAAGGTACAACATTGGGTACAACAAAACAAGTATTTCGTTGCTTTTTGTTGCTTAAATTTGCATTGTTCATTTTTATAAAGTCAATAAATACAACACTTTAAGTGCAAATTGGAGGGTTGAATGAAAAGTTGTAGATAACTTGTATATAGGTCTGACAACATCAGACGTATCACTCCTAAATTGGGTTGCTTTGTCTGACAAACGGCATCATTTTTATAATGCTAATGTATTACTTTTTGGAAGGATTTTAGTATTAAATACTTTAAATTAAGCAATATTCTCCATTCCACCTGGAAACGGTCTGTAGGTATAATAATGCAAGACTTCTTCAATAGCTATTTTCAAAGCTTCATTTATAGGGAGTGAAGTCACTGCGAGTCTATTGTCAATTTGAGATAATCGGGTGTAATAATGAGTGAAAACAGGTACATAAAGCCCTTCGCTGATGGCCTTTTCGGCTGCATGAAAGTTTTCCTCTTGGCCTACCTTGATAATTTTGCAGGTCGTCATACGCAATTGACCATTTCTATCTCTATTGGCAGCATAGCCAAAAAGACGACAAATTAATCCACGATATTTATAATTAGTACAGCTACCATTAATTTGATCTGTTGGGGACAGCGATTGGTATATGTGGCAATAGGTATTGGTTGTTGAATTCAGTTCTTCTAAAGTTTTTTCGGCTTTGCCATTCAAAAATAAATAAAAGGCCCAGGGTAAGAACTCTAAAGGCGAGGCATTGATATCTGGTTTTGAGCAGCATTGGCCACAGCCTGAATTGCAGGACAAATGGGTTTTTGATTTGAAAGTAGTAATCTCATTTTCAAGACGATCAAACAACTGTTCGACCAATTTAACTTTCTGTTCTATATCCATTGTTTTTTGTGTAATGTACGCTAATAAATAATGGAAATGGTATAAATCGATGATTTTAAAATTTTAAAATTTAAAAATTTTATTGAATTTGACTTGGGATATTGAGCATGTTGATAACCTCTTCATCTTCTACTTGATGGAATTCTTCGTAAAATGCTCCAACACCTTTGAAATTTTTTGTAGCAATAAGATATACTAATTCGTCTACATTTCGATTAAATGTACTTAGCGCATCTGCCGGTAAAACGGGTGCTGCAACGATTATTTTAGCAGGTTTTCTTTTTCGTAACATTGCAATACTTGCTAGTAACGTATTTCCTGTGGCTATGCCATCATCTGCAATAATTATATTTTTTCCTTCTATATCTAAGGGTTTGCGACTGCCCCTATATAGCTCATATTTGTTGCGTAATAGTTTTCTAAGTCTTGTAATTTCTTCTTCAATATATTTTTGAGGAACCTCAGGATGTTCTCTAAGCGTTATGGAATCCATTGATACTGCTCCAATGGCATATTCTGTATTATTAGGATGACCAATTTTTTTTGAGAGCACAATATCAAGCGGAAGATGTAATTTTTTAGCAATTTCATATCCAATAGGTACTCCGCCTCTTGGAATGGCAAGAACAACAGTATTGCTATTTTGGTATTTTTTTAATTTCTCTGATAGCAAAATTCCTGCTTCTTCTCTGTCTTTTAGTAGCTCATTATACATGATTCAGACTTTTAAAATTAATGTATAAAGGTATTGATTTTCAGCTGTATGTGTTTTTGTATTTCTCGCTTTTTTTTTTAATTTATATCCTATTTAAACTGCGAAATTCTTCCATAATTAATAATTTGTTTTATTTTTTTTGGAGGTCAAATTAAACTGTAAAGGATTAAAATTCAGATTGGTTTTGTATGAATTAGATTTTTACTGTTTTTTTATTTACATTTGTTTATCAAATTAAACAAAACGATGAACAACATAAAAAGTGTATTTAGTATTAAAGACCTTGAAAACCTTTCTGGAATAAAAGCACATACAATACGTATTTGGGAAAAAAGATATGATATCCTTCAGCCGATGCGAACGGAAACAAATATCAGATTATATGATCTAGCTAGTTTGCAAAAGCTTTTAAATATTACTTTATTACACGATTATGGCTATAAAATTTCAAAAATAGCTACTTATCCTCAAGAAAAAATCCCGTCACTTGTTCGAGAAATTATATCAAATAAAACTGCCAAAAATCACGCAATAAGTGATTTAAAAATGGCAATGATGAATTTTGATCAAGATTTGTTTTTTGCGACTTACAATTGGTTAATGTCTGAGAAATCTTTCAAAGAAATCTTTCATCAGGTTTTTATTCCCTTAATGAATGAACTTGGTTTGTTGTGGCAATCTGATACGATAACTCCTGCTCACGAGCATTTTATAACGTATTTGATTAAGCAAAAACTATTGGTGAATACCGAAAAATTGCAGGTTTTGAAGCAAACTAAAACGGACAAAGTTTTTGTTTTATCTCTCCCAATGAACGAAATTCATGAATTAGGATTGATGTATTTGCATTATGAAATACTCCTTAATGGTTACAAATCCATTTATTTAGGGGAAAGCATGCCTATTGAGAATTTAAAAGATTTAAAAAAACATTTTAACTCGATTGTGTTTATTTCTTACTTAACGGTTCAACCGGAACGCGATAACTTAGATGATTATATTCAAAAAATGTCTGAGGAACTTGAAGATGAGGAAACCCAGTTGTGGTATTTAGGTAGGTTAGTTGAGTTTATTGATAAAGAAACTCTTTCGGATAAAGTTTCTGTTTTTAATTCTATTTCCGAATTAGTAACCAAAATATAATATTTTGTTTAAACATTTTGTATATTTGCTAAACAAATGAAAGATATAAAAACAATTTCTATTATTGGTTCCGGATTTTCATCCTTGGCTGCTTCTTGTTATTTGGCACAAAGTGGTCATAAAGTTTCAGTATATGAAAAAAACGAAAGTGTTGGAGGTAGAGCAAGGCAGTTAAAAAGTCACGGCTTTACTTTCGACATGGGTCCAAGTTGGTATTGGATGCCGGATGTATTTGAGCGTTTTTTTGCTGATTTTAATAAAAAAACGACAGATTATTATGAGCTAATTAAGCTTTCTCCTGCTTACAGAGTCTATTATGGAGTGGATGATTTTATTACAATTGCGGATAATTTAGACGAAATTGTAGCGACTTTTGAGTCAATTGAAGCGGGTAGTGGTGCTATATTAAATGATTTTATGGCTGAAGCCAAAAGTAATTATGATATTGCTATCAAGGATTTGGTTTATAGACCTGGTGTTTCTCCCTTAGAATTAGTCACGGTTGAAACCGCTAAAAAAGTAGGACAGTTTTTTAGCAACATAAGCAAAGATGTTCGCAAGAAATTCAAAAATGATCGATTAATTCAAATTCTGGAATTTCCGGTTTTGTTCCTTGGCGCAAAGCCATCGGATACGCCGTCTTTTTATAGTTTTATGAATTATGCTGATTTTGGATTGGGAACTTGGCATCCTAAAACAGGAATGTTTGATGTGGTTCGTGCAATGGAAACTTTGGCGTTAGAATTAGGAGTTAGTTTTCATACCAATTCAAATATTGAAAAAATCATTGTTGAAAATAAAACCGCAAAAGGTTTAGTTGTTAATGGGAAAGCGATTTATTCTGATTTGGTTTTAAGTGGTGCGGATTACCATCATACCGAAACTTTGTTAGAGGAAGAACACAGAGCCTATTCTGAAAAATATTGGGATAGTCGTGTTTTTGCACCTTCATCATTGTTGTTTTACATTGGCTTTGACAAAAAAATAGAAAACATATCGCATCATGCTTTATTTTTTGATGTAGATTTTTATCAGCATGCAAATGATATTTATGATGAACCACAATGGCCAAAGGAACCTTTATTTTATGCAAATTTTCCTTCATTAACAGATAAATCAGCAGCTCCGGAAGGAATGGAATCAGCTTTTTTTCTAGTGCCATTAGCTCCTGGAATCAATGATACTGAGGCTTTACGTGTTGAATACTTTGATAAAATAATTGATCGCTTTGAAACATTGACTCAGCAATCTGTTAAAAATAATATTATATTTAGCCAATCTTTTTGTAAGAATGATTTTGTTGAACAGTACAATTCATACAAAGGCAATGCTTACGGAATGGCAAACACCTTATTGCAAACAGCGTTTTTGAGACCAAAATTAAAAAGTAAAAAAGTAAAAAATTTATATTTCACAGGACAATTAACGGTTCCAGGACCAGGCGTACCACCAGCATTAATTTCAGGTAAATTAGTGTCGGAATTAATTAATAAGCAATTTTCAGAAGAATAAATATGAAGCAATTATTTGATGATGTATCTTTTAAATGTAGTAAGCTAGTTACAAAAAACTACAGTACTTCATTCTCACTGGCTGTTTATATGCTTTCGCCAAGCATTAGGGATGCCATATACAGCATCTATGGCTTTGTGCGATTTGCAGACGAAATAGTAGATTCGTTTCATGGTTTTCAAAAAGAAGATCTTATTAATGATTTTGAGAAAGAATATTACAAAGCGTATGATTCTGGAATCAGTTTAAATCCTATTTTGAACTCGTTTCAGATTACGGTAAAACAATATAATATTTCGGATGATTTAGTTCAGTCTTTCTTGAAAAGTATGAAATTAGATTTGGTAAAATCAGATTATCACAGTGATGAAGAGTACAAAGAATATATTTATGGTTCAGCTGATGTAGTTGGTTTAATGTGTCTCAAGGTTTTTGTGGATGGAAACAATCAAAAATACGAGCAGTTGAAAGACGAAGCCATGCGTTTAGGTTCCGCTTTCCAAAAAGTAAATTTTCTAAGAGATTTAAAAGATGATAATTTAGTCTTGAACCGAAATTATTTTCCTGGTGTAGATTTGAATTCTTTTGATGAAAAATCAAAAGCAGCAATTATTCTTGAAATTGAAGAAGATTTCAGAGTTGCTTATCAAGGAATTGTAAAACTGCCTATGGAAGCTAAATTTGGTGTTTACACAGCATTTGTGTATTACAAAAAACTGCTTAAGAAGTTAAAAAACACACCTTGCCACGAAATAGGAAGCGCTAGAATTAGAGTTTCTAATTATACAAAAGCAGGACTTTTGGCACAATCTTTCGTAACTTATAAGTTGAAGTTAGTATAAAAAACCGATTTTTAAGATCTATATTTTAAACAATAAAAAACAATGATTTCCTTTCTAATATTTTTTGGAGTTTTCCTTTTCATGGAATGTGTTACTTGGTGTACACACAAATATGTGATGCACGGATTGATGTGGTATTTCCACGCGGATCATCACCAACCTAAGTACGCTAATGTTTTTGAGCGAAACGATATCTTTTTTGTGATTTTTGCCGTCCCGAGTATAGTTCTTTTTTATTTCGGTGCGCAGGCTAATTTCAACTATCTTTTTTTCATCGGATTAGGAATCACATTTTACGGATTCTGTTATTTCATGATACATGATGTCTTGATTCATCAGCGCTTCAAATGGTTCAAAAATACCAATAATAAGTATCTGATTGGTCTTCGTAAGGCCCATAAAGTGCATCATAAACATTTAGGAAAAGAGCATGGCGAATGCTTCGGAATGTTATTCGTGCCTTTTAAATATTATAAAATTTAGAAACAATATTTGGGCGTGACCACAAGGGTCGGGCTATTCGTTCCCGCTTTTTTGAGTACGGCCAAAAAAAGCCATCCTCAAAAAGAGCTCCACTGCTATCCCTCACGCAATCCAGTATTCAACAAAACGCTCATTACAAACACAACAAGTACAACCCCATGAAACTCTACACAAAAGAAACAACGCAACATGTAAATGCTACTATTGAAGAATGTTGGGCTTTTTTTTCCAGCCCTAGAAATCTTCAAAAAATTACACCAGAATCTATGGGTTTTCAAATCACTGATTTTGATGAGAAAAACATGTATGCTGGCCAAATAATTCAATATAAAGTTTCCCCACTTTTAGGAATAAAATTACCTTGGGTAACCGAAATAACATTTGTAAAAGAAAATAGTTATTTTATTGATGAACAACGTTTTGGTCCGTATGCGTTATGGCATCACAAGCATTTTTTTGAGAAAACGGATAACGGAGTTAAAATGACGGATTTGGTTCATTACGGATTGCCTCTTGGGTTTATTGGACGAATCATGAATACTTTGATTGTGAAAAATAAATTGAAAGCTATTTTTGACCACAGACGGGTCATGGTGGACCAACTTTTTAATACAAAATAATGACCAAGCAACAAGTTTCTTTTTTCTGGTTTAGACGTGATTTACGATTAGAAGATAATGTAGGTTTGTTTCACGCTTTACAATCTGATTATGCTGTAATTCCATTGTTTATTTTTGATGATGCAATTTTAGATAGTTTGCCCAAAAACGATGCTAGGGTAGGTTTTATTCACGAATCTTTGGCTAAAATTAATTCGCAATTACAGGAAATAGGAAGTTCACTATTGGTCAAAAAAGGCAAAACTATTGCTGTTTGGGAATCACTTATTGCCGAATTTGATATCAAAGAAGTTTTTTTTAATAAAGATTATGAACCATACGCTATTCAAAGAGATTTGGCTGTCTCTGAATTATTGAATTCCAATAAAGCGATACCACATTCCTTCAAAGACCAAGTTATTTTTGAAGAAAAAGAAATTACAAAAGCGGATGGTTTACCTTATACCGTTTATACGCCATATAAAAATAAATGGTTAGAAAAGTGCAAAACCATGGCGCCTATTCCTGAATATGATGCCAGTGTACATTTTTCTAACTTTCATAAAAATTCGTTCGCTTTTCCCTCTTTAGCCGAAATAGGATTTGAAGAAAGTCCCATCAAAGTAAAACCGCACAATTTGACTAAGATTGGAAAT
Above is a window of Flavobacterium sp. 123 DNA encoding:
- a CDS encoding helix-turn-helix domain-containing protein translates to MDAIIFTKDQFTDLMSKLDTIQSQISSKADPKKETFLDNQEFLLLMKISKRTAQTWRDEGKISFSQVGNKIYYKLSDVEKLLTEHYNKSFKGR
- a CDS encoding site-specific integrase, with product MASVKLILRTHQVDQTGHSPLYIRIIKDRKTKFITAGVKLKENEWDEVKQKVKKNHSNSARMNAALSQKIADAEGQVADMERKIKTVSVKKLKEAIKGKEVPNFFEYARKRLEKIKSTVSYSTYRAYTSQVDKFEKYMGTKDVYFDEITVALLNDYKFHLGDTLGNGDTTQRLSIIVLGTIFRDAIREEVIPETMFPFSKITLKISSSKRLFLNKVQIDALTQLKLIEGKKAMMWRDLFLFSIYAGGLRFSDVIEMQYSNYNEAEHKINKHIRKTGRVHQFKIGKVAIDILEKYKKENAIHDDFIFPVIVDKKGYLENEAKRYFQTAAFNKLANWHLKKMSTKINLPFDLSFHLSRHSFATNALNNGMRIEHVSKLMDHRDISTTQVYAKIISEELDKAVDNYIF
- a CDS encoding YkgJ family cysteine cluster protein; amino-acid sequence: MDIEQKVKLVEQLFDRLENEITTFKSKTHLSCNSGCGQCCSKPDINASPLEFLPWAFYLFLNGKAEKTLEELNSTTNTYCHIYQSLSPTDQINGSCTNYKYRGLICRLFGYAANRDRNGQLRMTTCKIIKVGQEENFHAAEKAISEGLYVPVFTHYYTRLSQIDNRLAVTSLPINEALKIAIEEVLHYYTYRPFPGGMENIA
- a CDS encoding phosphoribosyltransferase, with protein sequence MYNELLKDREEAGILLSEKLKKYQNSNTVVLAIPRGGVPIGYEIAKKLHLPLDIVLSKKIGHPNNTEYAIGAVSMDSITLREHPEVPQKYIEEEITRLRKLLRNKYELYRGSRKPLDIEGKNIIIADDGIATGNTLLASIAMLRKRKPAKIIVAAPVLPADALSTFNRNVDELVYLIATKNFKGVGAFYEEFHQVEDEEVINMLNIPSQIQ
- a CDS encoding MerR family transcriptional regulator, producing the protein MNNIKSVFSIKDLENLSGIKAHTIRIWEKRYDILQPMRTETNIRLYDLASLQKLLNITLLHDYGYKISKIATYPQEKIPSLVREIISNKTAKNHAISDLKMAMMNFDQDLFFATYNWLMSEKSFKEIFHQVFIPLMNELGLLWQSDTITPAHEHFITYLIKQKLLVNTEKLQVLKQTKTDKVFVLSLPMNEIHELGLMYLHYEILLNGYKSIYLGESMPIENLKDLKKHFNSIVFISYLTVQPERDNLDDYIQKMSEELEDEETQLWYLGRLVEFIDKETLSDKVSVFNSISELVTKI
- a CDS encoding NAD(P)/FAD-dependent oxidoreductase, which encodes MKDIKTISIIGSGFSSLAASCYLAQSGHKVSVYEKNESVGGRARQLKSHGFTFDMGPSWYWMPDVFERFFADFNKKTTDYYELIKLSPAYRVYYGVDDFITIADNLDEIVATFESIEAGSGAILNDFMAEAKSNYDIAIKDLVYRPGVSPLELVTVETAKKVGQFFSNISKDVRKKFKNDRLIQILEFPVLFLGAKPSDTPSFYSFMNYADFGLGTWHPKTGMFDVVRAMETLALELGVSFHTNSNIEKIIVENKTAKGLVVNGKAIYSDLVLSGADYHHTETLLEEEHRAYSEKYWDSRVFAPSSLLFYIGFDKKIENISHHALFFDVDFYQHANDIYDEPQWPKEPLFYANFPSLTDKSAAPEGMESAFFLVPLAPGINDTEALRVEYFDKIIDRFETLTQQSVKNNIIFSQSFCKNDFVEQYNSYKGNAYGMANTLLQTAFLRPKLKSKKVKNLYFTGQLTVPGPGVPPALISGKLVSELINKQFSEE
- a CDS encoding phytoene/squalene synthase family protein — protein: MKQLFDDVSFKCSKLVTKNYSTSFSLAVYMLSPSIRDAIYSIYGFVRFADEIVDSFHGFQKEDLINDFEKEYYKAYDSGISLNPILNSFQITVKQYNISDDLVQSFLKSMKLDLVKSDYHSDEEYKEYIYGSADVVGLMCLKVFVDGNNQKYEQLKDEAMRLGSAFQKVNFLRDLKDDNLVLNRNYFPGVDLNSFDEKSKAAIILEIEEDFRVAYQGIVKLPMEAKFGVYTAFVYYKKLLKKLKNTPCHEIGSARIRVSNYTKAGLLAQSFVTYKLKLV
- a CDS encoding sterol desaturase family protein, whose amino-acid sequence is MISFLIFFGVFLFMECVTWCTHKYVMHGLMWYFHADHHQPKYANVFERNDIFFVIFAVPSIVLFYFGAQANFNYLFFIGLGITFYGFCYFMIHDVLIHQRFKWFKNTNNKYLIGLRKAHKVHHKHLGKEHGECFGMLFVPFKYYKI
- a CDS encoding SRPBCC family protein, encoding MKLYTKETTQHVNATIEECWAFFSSPRNLQKITPESMGFQITDFDEKNMYAGQIIQYKVSPLLGIKLPWVTEITFVKENSYFIDEQRFGPYALWHHKHFFEKTDNGVKMTDLVHYGLPLGFIGRIMNTLIVKNKLKAIFDHRRVMVDQLFNTK